In Mycteria americana isolate JAX WOST 10 ecotype Jacksonville Zoo and Gardens chromosome Z, USCA_MyAme_1.0, whole genome shotgun sequence, the sequence ATTCCAGATGTTTCCAAAATTGGAGATTCCATGCTATGACTTATCCTCATCTGCTCCAGAGGTCTAAATTCTGTAGAACTTGACTGGGACTTCCTTTCTGACAAGGGAGGATCAAAGTCAGGTACAGCAGACGCAGGGATAGAGCACACGGATCTAGAGTCTGCCACCTTCTGCATTATAGGTCTAGCATCCGTCGGAGCTTCTTCTATCATTACTTCAGCTGGAGCCAGCTCTATGTCTGATGAGCCCTCAGTACAAACAGCTTTTCTCCATGAGCTTCTAATTTCAGTAACTAAATGGAACAAACCAAGGTAAAATTTTAGTACTTTCATACTCTCAATCAACgtgtttttcttctgtcccttCAGTAACATAAGCAATCCAAGAAGGAAGATGTACAGGTGCTTTATATCATTTATGCTTAGTTTTCTTACTCAACACCAAGGGGAttctacacaggaaaaaaacctatgttaaataaaattcacagtaTCCACATCTTATTAGGCCTACATCTTACTAGGCCTACTATGTTGTGTTACACAGTGAGCCATTAGGATAACTTGCAGCTTCACTGAAATAATTATCTTCTTCTTCTTGTGTGACAAGTACAATGTCAATGAACTAATCACATTTCTAATCAGTGAGTATTATAAAAGCAGAGTTTTAGACTTACGCAGATTTTCTGGAGTTCGGGGAATTTGTTTCCTTGTCAAAAATGGGTTAAAAGCCAGCGAGCTAATGAGATCTTCTAATGCCATTCCTTTTCCGTCTCCACCCTGAGGCGACTCAGATACCACTGCTTCTGCAACCTGTAGAATGTTAGAGAAGGGCAAACCCtcagaaagcaaaattacaaCCTCTTTATTTCTGTCAGTTATGGCTTAAAATAAATCCCATTCTCCAAATGATCTGAAGAATTTGGAATCTCCTGACTCTTCTGTCATTCACTACTTAGGCTCAAAACAACCACAGTGTCCTACAAACACAAAATGAAGACAGGGGACTGAAATCAGAATTCAATTCTAAGTTCCCTCATCATCTATGAAAccatctttaaaataagaaaatgtgctCAGATAGAATATATTTAAGACACTAGTTGAGAACTGCATAAGCATGAAGACTAGAGCTGTATTTACATTAGTAAAAAATTTTAGCAGATGAAAAATAACTATACCATTTCAGTGAAAGATGCAATTTACTTTCTAAATTAAGCTGTGGCACATTTTACAGTAACTCTTGTGAAGGAATTCCTCAATTAAATCTTAAATGAAATAcctaaaaaaggaaatacttaaatTCCTGGTTAAAATTCCCATGCCCCTGTTAGATATTTAACCTGTataacttcagaaacaaaatggacTCTCGAATTCTTAATACATGCAGTGGTTCATAGATTAAAATATGAGAGGTGATAAAAATCATACCATGATTCTACTGAAAGTGCTATTCACTTCACCATGATTTATAAGTGTAAGTGCACAAGCTCCGTGCTTCCAGGTGTACTTCTTTGGGCAGTCACCCCTAAAACTTAGTGACACTGATTACtatctagcagaaaaaaaaaagtaacttttgatGTATGCAGATTACAAGAGGCATTTTATGATATAATCAGTAATTTGTTCTCTGAACTTAAtgaccattttttaaaaaaccaaataaataaaaaatgtaaaaataacttttcctAACCTGTTCTGCCAGTTCATCTCTGGCTTTCTTAAGAGGGTCTTCTTTTTTGACAGGAGACTCTGTCTGGGTAACATGATCACCTGCATTCTCCCACATTTCTGAAATGGCGGACTcatcctttccattttttaagaTCTTTGGAGGCACAGGGGTTTTGTTCTCCTTGCAAGTTTCAATATGCAAGTTCTAGAGGAATACAGAGGAATTATTAGAAGTTTTAAACTCAGGTGTCAGAAAATTAGCATGAAGAAACTGCTGTACAAAGTCTGAACAGCAATGGCCTTAGCGTTTAgtccataaaaatatttcagtcttaaATTCTaactaaacacaaaatatttttacaattgtATTTAAAGTAGGACATAAGTAGTAGCTAGGATAGGGTGTTGGATAGAACACAGATGACTCATCTGCAACTACCTCGAACACACTACAGTGAACAATTGTGCAATGGACATCTATACATCCAAGTTACTTTTAGGCCACATTATAACCCTTAAGTTCACACACGACTTAAAGAAATACCGAAGTCTGACCACTGGTCACACCAAAAAGACGAGGAGTCAGCAAGCAGGGAAATCAGTGACACACTGTACATTGTACGGGAAGTCAGGTGCAAGTGCACCTACTTCCTACCGTCCTTTCCTAAAGCTTAATGAAGTCCCTGGCAGTTAGCTTTTACAGTTTTTACGGGACTGATTCAGATGTGTAAAAAtactacttaaaaacaaacaaacaaacaaacaaaacaaaacaaaacaaaaaaaaaaaaaaagcccacaaccccccccccccccaaatactaACTCTAGGCTTCAATCAATGTAAAAAGCAAGTATCGTAAGCTTAACTTCTTTGAAAGGTAGGAAATTACTGAAGAATAACCTTTTCAATTAACACGTCtctgttttcagatgcttttgacAACTCCAAAGACAGTGAAGAGATCCTTGtggggggatgggagggaggacaggagggGGGTtaaaaacgaacaaacaaaaaaagacaaaagaggtTTTAGAAACAAATTAAGCAATTTGGCCATTACATATTGTGTGCCCCGTATCTGTCCGTTACGATTTCCCTCAATTCGTCCCGGTCATCAGAAGGCAATTTTACTATAGGGAGAACATGTGACAATTAGAGCAGATTCAGCCCTACTTGTGTATCAGCCTCCCAAAATTAATAAATTCTGAAACTTTTCCCTTGAttaccaaacagaaaaagaagggattttGTGATACATTTTGTAAACACGTTATCTGTATTTTGCAATCAAAGATAACCGGAAAGTTTTCTGCAGACTCGGTAATGTTTTTCCCTAGATATTCTTCCTCTGAATCACCTCTGGCATCCACAGGTCTGTTCCTATAAGAACTGACTGATATTTAACAAAAACACCTGGCTACCAAAAACTTGAGTCTTACCACTTCTGATGAGAGTAGTGCTAATTGTATAGCTCTCGAAAATGTTAGGTACAGTCCTCACTTCTTAGGAAGAACGCaccttaaaatgttaatatttgctGTTACCTGTCTTTAGAATCAGAAGCAGATGAAAATCCATGCTGTATGAAATCACTGAGAGAAATCCAGGCTTTAATTATTAACTACTTGGACAACCTTTGAGACTTATATGCAACTACATCTACTGATGTCCAAGTATAGGACAGCCTTCCTTTGCTAACTCCCTTTCTCTCCTAGCAGGCAACTTTCAAATATCTGTAGGAGTCATAATATAAAATACAGTGTTATTCAAAAGGTCATGAAACCTCCCTGGACTAAGTAAATGACAAACAGGCCAAATTTAGAATACCATTGTTGTGTGTTCTATCCTTTGCTGGAACTACAATAAGAGAAATTACAGAACAAAGTGATTTTAGGAAATTCATGAGAAAAGCCTTGTCAAGAAGGTTTAGCACAGTAATTGTACTTGGGAGTCAgggttttctggtttggtttggttttagttgttgggtttttttgttttggtgtggttttttgttgttggtggggttttttttaacgcAAAAGAAGGGCTCCTGTGAATGCCTGTTCCTTTATTCTCAGGCTATACTGAACATATATGCCTACCTCAACCCAGCCTAAGAAACAGAATTCTCTGTTTTCTCCACCTACCTCTTATAACTTGACAGAACTTAGCTACAAAGTGAGTTAAAAACCTTGCAACTTGGCTGCTGCACATCCTATTTAGCCGCAACCAGTTGATCAATCAGTCACCAGCTGGAGAAAGTGGCAGTTACTTTAGGACTATCTTGCTAAATCAGGTAGATGTGACATGTAAGGAGTGGGCTACTGAAATATCCCTCTAAAGATCAAGAGATGCAATACAGTCAACTCCAACAAGtaaatttctatttttcccactgcttttttATCAATTTCTCAATAACATCATACCATCTTTGTGGTGGTGTTGACCTATCCGTCATAGTTTCCAATGCTCCATCATCTTTCTCATGATGTACTTCATGAAGAGAGTCATAAACATCTAGAAAAGCAAATCAAGAGTTTTATTATTGCCTCCATTTTTTTTTGCTCAGGCTTCCCTGGTGACACAAGTGACTCAGACCACTTCTGCAGACTATTCACAGGATGGACTTTataaaaacttcaagaaaaataaactaatacATAAGCAGGACAATGAAATAAATCCTTTTGCTCAGGTACCACCTGCAGCCACAGATACCACTAGCAGCCAGCACCTATTTGTGTTGTTCCTGAACGCATGTTTGAGAGGCATGATTCTAtctgctgccctgcagacatCAATGATACATTCCACCTTCCTCCAGACTACAATCCCAGCCACGTCATCATCATCCCCTCCTCTCCACATACGCATCAATTGAGTGGCACATCAATTCCACAAAGTATATTTCCACCCACGTTTTCCCCACCATCTTCACCTGCATTTATCAGTAAGTATCTCTGTGGACATACTCATCCCTCTGTTCAACACTGCCTCAATCCAAGCAAGGCAAGGCACactaaaggaaatgttttgcacATTATTAGAGGTACATGTACCTCAGCTCAGGTCTCTCCATAATAATAAATATCTATTTTGGCACATCATTTGGATAAACAGCCAGTTTAACCTCAGTAGTTCTCTACTAACCCTGAATTCCAGCTTCTGCAAACATaaatggcattttgttttgtgcTCACCTCAACAACACCTCCAACATCCAAACTCACTTCAAGAAGTTAGGTGaggttaacattttttttaaagcttaccACGTTAACAGGCAGAAAGTTAGTTTTCTCAGTGGGTGGATTCTCAGATCAAGCATCTTAACCACAGAGTAGAGAGAATGCCACAGACACCACTTTGTCTCAAGCTTTCTGATATTACCAGAAGATCACAGCATTATTGCACGGTGCTTTAATCTTTGAAATTTTTAAGGTAAATGACCTTCCATTTGCAATTCTGTAGCCTTTACTTTGCAGCTTCTAGCCTTACACCCTACATACCCTCAGACTGCTGGAGCAGTGCTTTCACCTTTGTAATCAAAAGCATCTTCTCCCTATTGCTTTGCAGCTTGAAATTCCAACACATCTGCTATGTCATTTTTCCTAAAAGGGACTGCACATGACATATGATTCAagctgtcttcctcctcctttttcaccCCTGCTTTCTAGCTTCTAATTTATAACTCTATATCAGGGACAGTCAACACTTGATCAATAAGCACTACCCAGTAAAATACAACCAGCTCATCAGCTGATTAGCATGTGCAACATCCATATCTGATGGAAGTGAGCTCTGGTCAGCACTGTTAACCTAAAGACTTAAAGCAACGAACACAGAGATCAAGTAAGGTCCTGATCAAATGGCACCGTTACTGTGGAGTAAGTATTTCAGAATGCACCAGGGAAAGATGCCTACCTGGGAGGACACCTTCAATCTCTTTTCCCATCCGGCCAATGGGAAAAGTTTtatcttccttccctctttcttatTACTCCTCCAACCTGAAGCAACTTTTACTGTTAATGTGAATGTACTCTCTAGAACCCATGAATGAACCTTTATACATGGAAATCTGTCTCAACATCCTTCGTGCAAGAACAACAAAATACCAAACAGCTCCAGCATTGTTTTTTTTGCCATATCAAAAGCGTCAGAGTATCTCTGAGATACAACAAGGTTGAAAAATGTAAGGCAATTGTGGCAAGGAGTCATTCAGAACCACATTATCAGAGACTATCAAAGATACTTGCAAATGCAAGCAGGGAGTCTTTTTGACTCCAGGTAACTTTTAacaacttgggggggggggagggggggtgggagaaggaaaagaaacttctCCTGTTCACCCACCTAAAGCTGATACCAGTTGCTGATAAAGGACACtatcctcctcttcttcttcaaTATAAGAATGGGGTGGCAAAGGTGGTAACAAATCAagttcctttcaaaaaaaagaaaaagtcacacAAGCAGGCTGAAAAAATCTGCATATCAACACCAACTAATAGACAATTATTTACAACAGCTTTTCTGCAAACCAGCTGTCAGACTCAACACGAaactttccctctctctgctgggTAGCTCGGCAAGGGGTATAACCTCAGATCCCTGTATCAATGTCAGTGTTATCGTTCATTCATCAAGCAGATCActttacaacagaaaaacagaactcaGCAGCTGTTCGGATTGATAGCACATGAAAGCTCAGTTTCCACAGGGGGAATGGacatggacaaaaccaaaaccaatcagCTCACTCTTATGCTGATCTATTGTCTTGACAAGATGGTTCCATCCCCCATCTCAAATGCAGACACCAGCTGTCATTAAGTCAAATGTAACTTCTTTAAGAAAGACTACTTCATAAAGCAATTTCTGCTATATTGTGCTATCTGATTCCCTAACCTTACATATAAAGCTTAAGTGTTTGCAACAGAACACACCAGCTTAGATGTACATCCTCTCTCACCTTCACCCATTCTCTTCCCCAGAATCAGATAAATTGAACACTACTTACTGGATCCTGATCCAAGACTAAATCAAAAGGACACAGGCTAAGAAAGCTTTTCCAATTCACTTCCCAGTCTTCCTGTTCTCTAGAAATATATCCACCCGTTGACACACAATGCTGTTGCTCTGTTTCTAGCCTGTAACATATGAGCATGGAAAATGAGTGTAACACGTCTGTTGGTGGAGATAACAATTCTGCACAAAGACGGAGAGTATTATGTGGCCCGCTTATCCTGAAAAATGTTTGATATGTACCAACTTATTCATGCATTTGTGCATGCACTAAGAACTAACTGAAATTCACAACCTAAAAAGCAGCCACTAGGTAGTCTTCGTGTTTCTTACAGTAGAATTGGAAGAACTATACTAAAATACATACAGACAATGAGATACACACTTAAACTTTCCCTAAGCTCATTTCAGGTAAAGTTTTAAAATTCCAGAATTGACtaatataacaagaaaaaaaaatatgtaaaaaatagaTCAGCTAGCAAACGAAGTCCCCAGGAACAAAGCCTAAAATATTACTGAAGCAAGGGCAAAAAGCTGAAGTTACCTAGAGAAGAATCTCAGTAAAAGTTATACAGATAATCAAGACAAATGTGAATTTCCCAGAGGCAAAGCAAAAAGATTGTTCTCACTATAAATATTACTTTAGAAAAGACTCCAAGGTAGGAAGACATGATGCTTAGACTAAAGAACAAGGAACCAGAGAAAATTTCCAAACAATTACCTCTCTGCTTCAAAATCCTGTAGTACTTTATTGCAGAGCATAATCCTATTCTCAATGacctgaatttcttcttttaattcaaATTGACAACGTTCATCTCTCAATGTCCTAAGGGCTTCATTTAATAACTGAATGACTGttaagaaattcagcttttcagctttatATACATCTCCTGTACAACGCTTGAAGTataacaagcaagaaaaaaaagaattagtgaACAGCATCAATATCAGAAAGTTATGTCTTCTGCAGTCAGAGCAGGCATACAAAGTTCCACTTTGTATTTTGATTCAGTTCCTgactgtttcatttttcaaaaaatgcacgcTAGATTTAAGCCTCAGGTTTGTTTTCTAGAATCAGCTGCTTGAAAGCAGCCTATAAAGCAATACGAACTAAGAAAACCTTAACTAATGAGGTATGCTGTTTAACCACTGCCCCAAAAGATGCAACAGGCCTAAACAGCACCATACACCACACATTGGAAACAAAAGCCCATTAGTTAAAGCAATAATTAAACTGGTCAACCTAGTTTTAATgtctaaacaacaaaaaaaaaatcaagtactaATCAGGCAGACTTATCAATGCAGTTATTGAACTTTAAAAGTTAATGGCTGAAATATAACCAATCCAAAACTGCAGCATAATCATAACAAACTTTTACATACAAATTAGACATATTTTCTTCATCCTTGAGCAACCACATCTTATCATCTCTGAagtaggtttgttttttttaaaaggtatctaATTACACCCCTGGGggctaaaaaaaagaataaaatacagtttagcaAGAAGGACAAAAATTACTTACTTGGTGTATGTCACTTACAACTCTGTGAGCCAACAGCCGTGGAACCCTGAGAACAATGTTAGTTCCATCTAAAATGCACTGACCAACACAATCTTCAAGTACATCAAGCACAGAATCCAcaacttccttttcctttttcagagatGTAAGCATTTCCACTACAAGTGTCCACATACTGCGTACCTTAATAGGCAAGAAGGACAAAAACGCTACGTTAGAATGTCTGCCACTTATAATGACAGAGTATCAAAACAGCATAAAGGCAGATTAAGGGGCTAGCATAATCACAGGCAGACAAGTGGAAATAACAGTATCTGAGAGTAAGTGTTGCAGAAATGTAAGAAGAAATACAGTACGCggccacagcagaaaaaaaatgctcaccTTTTGAATTCTCTcagttttgccatttttgttttgGTCATTTTGTTTCATCCTATATGTGCATGCAAAACAAAAGTTCAAGTGGACTACAATGAAATTATAGTTCATATTTCATAAAATTGAGTAAGAAACTGATTTTATATATGCTAACTTAGCTATAAGGAAAAACACTTACTTGCAAGACTGTATCTGCAGGACTGCATATTCAGActttatctgttttatttcttcaattaAAAGCCTAGGAAAAAAGCTAACAGTTaccacatatttttaaagaatccaAGTTTCTACTCTGCTGTTCTCAGATTTCCTTACAATCACTAATCAGTCATGTTCATTCTTTCTAAATCTGCATACTGAGACAGTTTTGGAAtgatgccaaaaaaagaaaaccaaacccaaaaaacccccaacttatCTTTGACTTCCTCACCATGACTTCGTGCAGAAAGACAGCCAGGAAAGCCACTAAGATATCTGTAAATTAAGCAATTAAGCTGTGGCTTATTCTATTGCAATGGAACGGCTTTTATTAGACCCAAGAACAATAATGAAGTTACTAGAAATGAACTTTATTAACATAAACCTCCAAATATATTCAGCAATTGTACAGTACCCAAATCCCTCAGTTTCAAAGAACTAGAGAACAGAATACTGGAGTACAAGCAGCTGGACCACCAAAGTTCTTTTGCCAAAGCCAAAGTGCTTCTATTAAATTTTTAAGCATGCAAAAACCAcagtggcctgattttcagaaacagtgGGTGCCCCTGAATCATGCTGAATTCTGAAGGATCTTCAGAGTTCTGATGCCTTGTTAAGAATCAAAAAGCTATAGAGAATTAAGTTTTTGAAGGGTACCACTCACAAGGTAAGCAAGAGCACTAATACTTCCCAAGCAGAGTTAGAGGAGATGCAGAATTATAGAAATCAGAGAAGTTTAGGAGACTTTGACCTCTGGAAATTATATTCTTGAGCCTTCCATTATGTTACTCATAGTCCTGTCAAGCCAAGtcttgaatgtttccagcaaGGGAGACTCTACCACTTTTCTGGGTAACCTATTCCACATgagattttttaattgtttttttttccatccagatGGAGTTTTCCCTTACGCACCGTgggcctgttgcctcttgtcctgtgacCATACATCCTTGTGAAGACAGtacctccatcttctctacaACTACTTTTTAGATATTGAAGACTGTGATTAAATCCCCTGAGCTTTGTCTTCctcaggctaaacaaacccaatTTCTACAGCTTTTACTCATATGTGTCAAGCTCTCCAACCCTCTTACCGTTGTGGTCCTCTGCTAGAATCTCTCCCATCTTTCAATCTCCCTCCTCAACTGGggggggaccaaaactgaacacagtattccaggtgtggccctACAATTGCCAGGCAGAGTGAATCTCTTGatctgctggctgtgctccttTTCATACAGCCTAGGAGGCTGTTGGTCTTCTTGGCtaccagggcacactgctgactcgtgcTCAGCTTGTGACCCAACACTACTCTCACCTTCGGTTGTTCTTCGCACTGATCTttgttaaacctcacacaattCTTGTTGGGCAAGCCTCCAAACCCAGGAAGGTCTCTGCGTAATGGCTCTTCATTCCAGTATATCTACCTTTCCTCACAGTTTGGCATCATCTGCAAGTTTGGTGGGTTTGCATTCAATCCTGTCATCCATACCCCTTATGAAGACAAGGAATAGTATAAGACACAGTATCAACCCCAGAGGAACTCCACTCATGATAAGCTACCAGTTAGACTTTGAAGCACTACCACCGTTTGGGCTCACCCCTTCAGCTAGCCTTCTCTCTTTCCAAAGATGACAGAGTAGTTCTGAAATAATGCCAGGGAAGTATCTCTGCACCCTTGAATGCATTCTATCAGGTAGCAAAGGTCTGTGTACATCCAGTTTGTACACACAAACCTCCTCTTTACCCTCTTCTACTATCACTGGTCTGTTGCTTCTTTCATCACTGCTTCTTGGCACAGAGACTGCACTACTGACCTTACCcatgaagactgaggcaaagaaggcattaggtATTTCAGCCTGTGACACTTGTAATTTAACTTATTTCATTCAGAAGCAGACCTAAATCCTTCATGTACATCCACTTCCTAGTAACATACCTATGGAAGCCTTTTTTCAGGCTCTT encodes:
- the HAUS6 gene encoding HAUS augmin-like complex subunit 6 isoform X2 translates to MGNLDKSRAAETFGDCFFTLGNFTDPEFRKQCCIWLKDIANEDQNCLPQITPSSFLSPAGPKLIHLLYRFARHVVVEDMKTNSVGTDIPFAEAVKLRPKDVYMANARCRVAYNKLLQIFQKEDFVIQEYEKKAQLLIEEIKQIKSEYAVLQIQSCKMKQNDQNKNGKTERIQKVRSMWTLVVEMLTSLKKEKEVVDSVLDVLEDCVGQCILDGTNIVLRVPRLLAHRVVSDIHQRCTGDVYKAEKLNFLTVIQLLNEALRTLRDERCQFELKEEIQVIENRIMLCNKVLQDFEAERLETEQQHCVSTGGYISREQEDWEVNWKSFLSLCPFDLVLDQDPELDLLPPLPPHSYIEEEEEDSVLYQQLVSALDVYDSLHEVHHEKDDGALETMTDRSTPPQRWISSLSLELSKASENRDVLIEKNLHIETCKENKTPVPPKILKNGKDESAISEMWENAGDHVTQTESPVKKEDPLKKARDELAEQVAEAVVSESPQGGDGKGMALEDLISSLAFNPFLTRKQIPRTPENLLTEIRSSWRKAVCTEGSSDIELAPAEVMIEEAPTDARPIMQKVADSRSVCSIPASAVPDFDPPLSERKSQSSSTEFRPLEQMRISHSMESPILETSGMQESERTEEQELKCIVLNKSSVEDPEEQSFQHVKKSMNTPDICSENKSRTNVLPSDHFDGSLMDGMLHWNVSPLLSSISHEATHLGILDETLPEELDNIDPNKSASSESDFTVVDNAYITGGSKNKGDNQKSKLDLQSLFNTNKVLKKTASRSEQELHQTHNGGESVSCRSDLSLALEKRERDELCGPQELFCLDKEFTKTPSPVSLNERKYSLSSLLVSCLHLEEMASVVHEIPFDLIDKLKDKEQLNEKPDTKEPSSA
- the HAUS6 gene encoding HAUS augmin-like complex subunit 6 isoform X1, which produces MDVEWESDHLWLYVLALGFDPEAGDSGLEWGTRMFDNPNNSVFHVFALFLFAKLDKSRAAETFGDCFFTLGNFTDPEFRKQCCIWLKDIANEDQNCLPQITPSSFLSPAGPKLIHLLYRFARHVVVEDMKTNSVGTDIPFAEAVKLRPKDVYMANARCRVAYNKLLQIFQKEDFVIQEYEKKAQLLIEEIKQIKSEYAVLQIQSCKMKQNDQNKNGKTERIQKVRSMWTLVVEMLTSLKKEKEVVDSVLDVLEDCVGQCILDGTNIVLRVPRLLAHRVVSDIHQRCTGDVYKAEKLNFLTVIQLLNEALRTLRDERCQFELKEEIQVIENRIMLCNKVLQDFEAERLETEQQHCVSTGGYISREQEDWEVNWKSFLSLCPFDLVLDQDPELDLLPPLPPHSYIEEEEEDSVLYQQLVSALDVYDSLHEVHHEKDDGALETMTDRSTPPQRWISSLSLELSKASENRDVLIEKNLHIETCKENKTPVPPKILKNGKDESAISEMWENAGDHVTQTESPVKKEDPLKKARDELAEQVAEAVVSESPQGGDGKGMALEDLISSLAFNPFLTRKQIPRTPENLLTEIRSSWRKAVCTEGSSDIELAPAEVMIEEAPTDARPIMQKVADSRSVCSIPASAVPDFDPPLSERKSQSSSTEFRPLEQMRISHSMESPILETSGMQESERTEEQELKCIVLNKSSVEDPEEQSFQHVKKSMNTPDICSENKSRTNVLPSDHFDGSLMDGMLHWNVSPLLSSISHEATHLGILDETLPEELDNIDPNKSASSESDFTVVDNAYITGGSKNKGDNQKSKLDLQSLFNTNKVLKKTASRSEQELHQTHNGGESVSCRSDLSLALEKRERDELCGPQELFCLDKEFTKTPSPVSLNERKYSLSSLLVSCLHLEEMASVVHEIPFDLIDKLKDKEQLNEKPDTKEPSSA